One genomic window of Geodermatophilus sp. DSM 44513 includes the following:
- the folP gene encoding dihydropteroate synthase — protein sequence MLRLGALDVPPGRLVVMAIVNRTPDSFYDRGATYELAAAVERVDRVVAEGADLVDVGGVKAAPGEEVSPAEEVRRTVDLVAAIRAAHPALPISIDTWRAEVAREALAAGADVVNDAWGGVEPELAQVAAAAGAGIVCTHAGGLPPRTRPHRVEYADVVADVVTRTTALAEAAVAAGVDRERVLLDPGHDFGKNTRHSLEATRRLGELVDTGWPVLVALSNKDFVGETLDVPLDERLTGTLAATAVSAWLGATVFRAHDVAATRQTLDMVAAIRGDRPPARTTRGLA from the coding sequence GTGCTGCGACTCGGGGCCCTGGACGTGCCGCCCGGCCGGCTGGTGGTCATGGCGATCGTGAACCGCACACCCGACTCCTTCTACGACCGCGGCGCCACCTACGAGCTGGCCGCCGCCGTCGAGCGGGTGGACCGGGTGGTCGCCGAGGGGGCCGACCTGGTCGACGTCGGCGGGGTCAAGGCCGCCCCCGGGGAGGAGGTCTCCCCCGCCGAGGAGGTCCGCCGCACGGTCGACCTGGTCGCGGCGATCCGCGCGGCCCACCCGGCGCTGCCGATCTCCATCGACACCTGGCGGGCGGAGGTGGCCCGGGAGGCGCTGGCCGCCGGGGCCGACGTGGTCAACGACGCCTGGGGCGGGGTGGAGCCCGAGCTCGCGCAGGTGGCCGCCGCGGCCGGGGCCGGGATCGTCTGCACGCACGCCGGCGGGCTGCCCCCGCGGACCCGCCCGCACCGGGTCGAGTACGCCGACGTGGTGGCCGACGTCGTCACCCGGACGACGGCCCTCGCCGAGGCTGCGGTCGCCGCCGGCGTGGACCGCGAGCGGGTGCTCCTCGATCCCGGGCACGACTTCGGGAAGAACACCCGGCACTCCCTGGAGGCCACCCGGCGGCTCGGGGAGCTGGTGGACACCGGCTGGCCCGTGCTGGTGGCGCTGTCGAACAAGGACTTCGTGGGCGAGACCCTCGACGTCCCGCTCGACGAGCGGCTGACCGGCACCCTGGCGGCGACCGCGGTGAGCGCCTGGCTGGGCGCCACGGTGTTCCGCGCGCACGACGTCGCGGCGACCCGCCAGACGCTGGACATGGTCGCCGCCATCCGCGGCGACCGCCCGCCGGCGCGCACCACCCGCGGCCTGGCCTGA
- a CDS encoding 4-coumarate--CoA ligase family protein, producing MALASPFPDVEIPDVSVPEFVLAAGRDRPQAPALIDGLSGDVITHGQLAAYVDRVAAALHVRGLRKGDVVAVFCPNTPWFPVVFHGIAAAGCVMSPINSLYTPDEIAFQLRDSGAKVLVTVSPFLDRARAAVQQSPVDEIVVLDGAEGHASMRDLLTTDAPSVQVDIDPAEDLVTLPYSSGTTGLPKGVMLTHRNLVANVAQCRPLIQLGADERIIAVLPFFHIYGLTVLMNQGLAWGGAVVTLPRFDLEDFLRTIQDHRVTRAFVAPPIVLALAKHPLVDAYDLSSLTSVTSGAAPLDEQLAMACEARLRRGADSGVRVAQGYGMTELSPVSHTTPDIGAEPPGVAPGSVPKGSVGFAVPNSECRLVDPATGQDAGPGERGELWVRGPNVMTGYLNNPEATAATIDAEGWLHTGDVAVVDDIGCYTVVDRVKELIKYKGYQVAPAELEAVLIGHPEIADAAVIGVPDRDSGEELPKAFVVRAPGSALTAEAVVEYMAEKVAPHKKIRIVEFIEQVPKSAAGKILRKDLRAAG from the coding sequence GTGGCGCTGGCCAGCCCGTTCCCCGACGTCGAGATCCCCGACGTCTCCGTCCCCGAGTTCGTCCTCGCCGCAGGCCGGGACCGGCCCCAGGCCCCGGCGCTCATCGACGGCCTCTCCGGCGACGTCATCACCCACGGTCAGCTCGCCGCCTACGTCGACCGGGTGGCCGCGGCGCTGCACGTCCGCGGCCTGCGCAAGGGCGACGTCGTCGCGGTGTTCTGCCCGAACACGCCGTGGTTCCCCGTGGTCTTCCACGGCATCGCCGCCGCCGGCTGCGTGATGAGCCCGATCAACTCCCTCTACACGCCCGACGAGATCGCCTTCCAGCTGCGGGACTCCGGCGCGAAGGTGCTGGTCACCGTCTCGCCGTTCCTGGACCGCGCCCGAGCCGCGGTCCAGCAGTCGCCGGTCGACGAGATCGTCGTCCTGGACGGCGCCGAGGGGCACGCCTCGATGCGCGACCTGCTGACCACCGACGCGCCGTCGGTGCAGGTCGACATCGACCCGGCCGAGGACCTCGTCACCCTGCCCTACTCCAGCGGCACGACCGGGCTGCCCAAGGGCGTCATGCTCACCCACCGCAACCTGGTGGCCAACGTGGCGCAGTGCCGCCCGCTGATCCAGCTCGGTGCCGACGAGCGGATCATCGCGGTCCTGCCGTTCTTCCACATCTACGGCCTGACCGTGCTGATGAACCAGGGGCTGGCGTGGGGCGGGGCGGTGGTGACGCTGCCGCGCTTCGACCTGGAGGACTTCCTGCGCACCATCCAGGACCACCGGGTCACCCGGGCGTTCGTGGCCCCGCCGATCGTGCTGGCGCTGGCCAAGCACCCGCTGGTCGACGCCTACGACCTGTCCTCGCTGACCTCGGTCACCTCCGGGGCCGCGCCGCTGGACGAGCAGCTGGCGATGGCGTGCGAGGCGCGGCTGCGCCGGGGCGCCGACAGCGGCGTCCGGGTGGCGCAGGGGTACGGGATGACCGAGCTGTCGCCGGTCTCGCACACCACGCCCGACATCGGCGCCGAGCCGCCGGGGGTGGCACCCGGCTCGGTGCCGAAGGGCTCGGTCGGCTTCGCCGTCCCGAACAGCGAGTGCCGGCTGGTCGACCCGGCCACCGGGCAGGACGCCGGTCCGGGCGAGCGCGGCGAGCTGTGGGTCCGCGGGCCGAACGTGATGACGGGCTACCTCAACAACCCGGAGGCGACGGCGGCCACCATCGACGCCGAGGGGTGGCTGCACACCGGCGACGTCGCGGTCGTCGACGACATCGGCTGCTACACCGTCGTGGACCGGGTCAAGGAGCTGATCAAGTACAAGGGCTACCAGGTGGCCCCGGCCGAGCTCGAGGCCGTGCTGATCGGTCACCCGGAGATCGCCGACGCCGCGGTCATCGGCGTCCCGGACCGGGACAGCGGCGAGGAGCTGCCCAAGGCCTTCGTCGTCCGGGCCCCCGGCTCCGCGCTGACCGCCGAGGCGGTCGTGGAGTACATGGCCGAGAAGGTCGCCCCGCACAAGAAGATCCGCATCGTGGAGTTCATCGAGCAGGTGCCGAAGTCCGCGGCCGGCAAGATCCTGCGCAAGGACCTCCGCGCCGCCGGCTGA
- a CDS encoding MaoC family dehydratase, with product MAVTTAQGVEGVQGLVGQHMGHSDWVEITQQRVDQFAEATGDHQWIHVDPERARRESPFGGPIAHGYLTLSLIPWLLGEILDVEGFRMGVNYGTEKVRFPAPVPVGSRVRAGATLASATPFDGGISMNVDVTIEVEGGTKPALVATVVYRRYL from the coding sequence ATGGCAGTGACGACGGCGCAGGGCGTCGAGGGCGTGCAGGGCCTGGTCGGGCAGCACATGGGCCACAGCGACTGGGTGGAGATCACCCAGCAGCGGGTCGACCAGTTCGCCGAGGCCACCGGTGACCACCAGTGGATCCACGTCGACCCCGAGCGCGCCCGGCGGGAGAGCCCCTTCGGCGGCCCGATCGCGCACGGGTACCTGACCCTGTCGCTGATCCCCTGGCTGCTCGGGGAGATCCTGGATGTCGAGGGCTTCCGGATGGGCGTCAACTACGGCACCGAGAAGGTGCGCTTCCCCGCGCCGGTGCCGGTGGGCAGCCGGGTGCGGGCCGGGGCCACGCTCGCCTCGGCCACGCCCTTCGACGGCGGCATCTCGATGAACGTGGACGTGACGATCGAGGTCGAGGGCGGCACCAAGCCGGCCCTGGTGGCCACCGTCGTCTACCGCCGCTACCTCTGA
- a CDS encoding EAL domain-containing protein: MTRASSLLDCRPLLADPDDLTMVFQPIVDLAAATVVGYEALARFPGTAGPEVWFAAAAEGGLAAQLEALALVKALAAVPSLPPDTFLSVNVSPHLLGSGPVQEALATRPDLRRVVVELTEHTRIDDLDELRRQTAVLRGRGALVALDDTGSGYSGLQAMAGVRPQLVKLDRSLVSGLDTDPVRTALTEMVGEFAGRIDAWLLAEGVETPGELAALARIGVPLAQGWLLGRPAPDFAPLPADVAALVRTHVTRARRTDSVAGLLRPVRQSDFGEPLPGVPPVVLVTEDGAPVGLWLTDPRTAEPHTAPVSLRVHASDGVTDVLHRALARAPGHRFDPVVCTDPTGAVVGLLRVEDLATAAARR, from the coding sequence GTGACCCGCGCGAGCAGTCTGCTCGACTGCCGCCCGCTGCTCGCCGACCCGGACGACCTGACGATGGTGTTCCAGCCGATCGTCGACCTCGCCGCGGCCACCGTCGTCGGCTACGAGGCCCTCGCCCGCTTCCCGGGCACCGCCGGGCCCGAGGTGTGGTTCGCCGCCGCCGCCGAGGGCGGGCTGGCCGCCCAGTTGGAGGCGCTGGCGCTGGTCAAGGCGCTGGCCGCCGTCCCGTCGCTGCCTCCGGACACCTTCCTGTCCGTCAACGTCAGCCCCCACCTGCTCGGCAGCGGCCCCGTCCAGGAGGCGCTGGCCACCCGGCCGGACCTGCGGCGCGTCGTCGTCGAGCTCACCGAGCACACCCGCATCGACGACCTCGACGAGCTGCGCCGGCAGACGGCGGTCCTGCGGGGCCGCGGCGCCCTCGTGGCCCTGGACGACACCGGTTCGGGGTACTCGGGGCTGCAGGCGATGGCCGGCGTGCGCCCGCAGCTGGTCAAGCTCGACCGCTCCCTGGTGAGCGGGCTGGACACCGACCCGGTGCGCACCGCCCTCACCGAGATGGTCGGCGAGTTCGCCGGCCGCATCGACGCCTGGCTGCTGGCCGAGGGCGTCGAGACCCCCGGGGAGCTGGCCGCCCTGGCCCGCATCGGGGTGCCGCTGGCCCAGGGCTGGCTGCTGGGCCGCCCCGCGCCGGACTTCGCGCCCCTGCCCGCCGACGTCGCCGCGCTGGTGCGCACGCACGTCACCCGCGCCCGGCGCACCGACAGCGTGGCCGGCCTGCTGCGGCCGGTGCGCCAGTCCGACTTCGGCGAGCCGCTGCCCGGGGTCCCGCCGGTGGTGCTGGTCACCGAGGACGGTGCGCCCGTGGGCCTGTGGCTGACCGACCCGCGGACGGCGGAGCCGCACACCGCGCCGGTCTCGCTGCGCGTGCACGCCTCCGACGGCGTCACCGACGTCCTGCACCGGGCGCTGGCCCGCGCGCCGGGCCACCGGTTCGACCCGGTGGTCTGCACCGACCCCACCGGCGCCGTCGTCGGCCTGCTGCGGGTCGAGGACCTCGCCACCGCGGCCGCCCGCCGCTGA
- a CDS encoding EAL domain-containing protein, with protein sequence MTLRRRLAVGLTTLVLLSAVGAGAGLYALGRVTGAVHRTSTQDVVALEALDDVESALYRIRASALEHLLAGSDGSGARLAGEASEQERRARDRLADYRRTGLSPEEERLAAAFERHLAGYVQRVRGDVLPVRTAAGQGEVARQVARGAVEEFRAARQAVDDLMDQALRRAGERAAEARRTHLPWVVAPVLVVLVTAAVGQLVGTRRGRRVLAPLRRLVTRGGTRRPAALDAPGEDEPRFRSAFAHARVGMAIVSLDGRWLEVNAALGAVLGTTPAELLALGPEQVTHPEDRHVEGELVRGVLGAAVQQGPTAAVRHRDVRYLHRDGRVVVAEVGAAVVLGRGDQPTHCLLQVVDVTEARRSRRELEELAHSDPLTGLANRDRFLQRLHAALAEPTEGPLRCVLFVDIDRFKFVNDVLGHRAGDELLVVMARRIESCLRRRDTVARFGGDEYTVLLEDVRDTAEAVHVAELVLEAVRRPLVLAGQDVVASASVGIACSTGAGEVSPDDLLHDADVAVGEARTAGGDCYRLAGPEQRARSRERLGLETDLRAALDGGSELEVHYQPIVRLDGGAVAGVEALVRWRHPERGLLAPAEFLHLAEDTGLVVPLGRWVLGEACRTVQRWAAHGDMPADFVLHVNLSARQLRPELLDEVDAVLSGTGYPADQLCLEVTESALAEDDDVGVVLLQQLSRRGVRLAIDDFGTEYSALGRLRRLPVTCLKIDKVFVADLASDGRDEAIVRAITDLARSMELEVVAEGVETPAQEAALLALGCDVGQGYALGRAQPPDAAGRLVVAHWRRTPRAVAASA encoded by the coding sequence ATGACACTGCGCCGCCGGCTGGCCGTGGGGCTGACCACCCTGGTCCTGCTGTCCGCCGTGGGTGCCGGCGCCGGGCTGTACGCCCTGGGCCGGGTCACCGGCGCGGTGCACCGGACGTCCACCCAGGACGTGGTGGCGCTCGAGGCGCTCGACGACGTCGAGTCGGCGCTGTACCGCATCCGCGCGAGTGCCCTCGAGCACCTCCTGGCCGGGTCGGACGGCTCGGGGGCCCGGCTGGCCGGCGAGGCGAGCGAGCAGGAGCGCCGCGCCCGGGACCGCCTCGCGGACTACCGGCGGACCGGGCTGTCCCCGGAGGAGGAGCGGCTCGCCGCGGCGTTCGAGCGACACCTGGCCGGCTACGTGCAACGGGTCCGCGGCGACGTCCTCCCGGTGCGCACGGCGGCGGGGCAGGGGGAGGTCGCGCGGCAGGTCGCGCGGGGGGCGGTCGAGGAGTTCCGCGCCGCCCGTCAGGCGGTGGACGACCTCATGGACCAGGCGCTGCGGCGCGCCGGGGAACGCGCGGCCGAGGCCCGGCGCACCCACCTCCCCTGGGTCGTGGCGCCGGTGCTGGTGGTCCTGGTGACCGCCGCGGTGGGTCAGCTGGTCGGGACACGGCGGGGCCGCCGCGTCCTGGCGCCGCTGCGCCGGCTGGTCACCCGCGGCGGCACCCGGCGGCCGGCGGCGCTCGACGCGCCCGGGGAGGACGAGCCCCGCTTCCGCAGCGCGTTCGCCCACGCCCGCGTGGGCATGGCCATCGTGTCCCTCGACGGGCGCTGGTTGGAGGTCAACGCCGCGCTGGGCGCGGTGCTCGGGACCACCCCGGCCGAGCTGCTCGCGCTGGGTCCCGAGCAGGTCACCCACCCGGAGGACCGCCACGTCGAGGGCGAGCTGGTGCGCGGCGTCCTCGGCGCCGCGGTGCAGCAGGGACCCACCGCGGCGGTGCGCCACCGGGACGTGCGCTACCTGCACCGGGACGGGCGGGTCGTCGTCGCCGAGGTCGGCGCGGCGGTCGTCCTGGGGCGCGGCGACCAGCCCACCCACTGCCTGCTGCAGGTCGTCGACGTCACCGAGGCGCGGCGCTCCCGCCGGGAGCTGGAGGAGCTCGCCCACTCCGACCCGCTGACCGGCCTGGCCAACCGCGACCGCTTCCTGCAGCGGCTGCACGCCGCCCTGGCCGAGCCGACCGAGGGCCCGCTGCGCTGCGTGCTTTTCGTCGACATCGACCGGTTCAAGTTCGTCAACGACGTGCTCGGCCACCGGGCCGGTGACGAGCTGCTGGTCGTGATGGCGCGGCGGATCGAGTCCTGCCTGCGCCGCCGGGACACCGTCGCCCGGTTCGGCGGCGACGAGTACACCGTGCTGCTGGAGGACGTCCGCGACACCGCGGAGGCCGTGCACGTCGCCGAGCTCGTCCTGGAGGCGGTCCGCCGTCCGCTTGTGCTGGCCGGCCAGGACGTCGTCGCCTCGGCCAGCGTGGGCATCGCGTGCAGCACCGGGGCGGGGGAGGTCTCACCGGACGACCTGCTGCACGACGCGGACGTGGCGGTGGGCGAGGCCAGGACCGCCGGCGGGGACTGCTACCGGCTGGCCGGTCCCGAGCAGCGCGCGCGGTCCCGGGAGCGGCTGGGCCTGGAGACCGACCTGCGGGCCGCCCTCGACGGGGGGTCGGAGCTGGAGGTGCACTACCAGCCGATCGTGCGCCTGGACGGCGGCGCGGTCGCCGGCGTGGAGGCCCTGGTCCGCTGGCGGCACCCGGAGCGGGGCCTGCTGGCGCCCGCGGAGTTCCTGCACCTCGCCGAGGACACCGGGCTGGTCGTCCCGCTGGGCCGGTGGGTGCTGGGCGAGGCCTGCCGGACGGTGCAGCGGTGGGCCGCGCACGGCGACATGCCCGCGGACTTCGTGCTGCACGTCAACCTCTCCGCCCGCCAGCTGCGCCCGGAGCTGCTCGACGAGGTCGACGCGGTGCTGTCCGGCACCGGCTACCCGGCCGACCAGCTGTGCCTGGAGGTGACGGAGAGCGCGCTGGCGGAGGACGACGACGTCGGCGTCGTCCTGCTGCAGCAGCTGAGCCGCCGGGGGGTGCGCCTGGCGATCGACGACTTCGGCACGGAGTACTCCGCCCTCGGCCGGCTCCGCCGGCTCCCGGTGACCTGCCTGAAGATCGACAAGGTCTTCGTGGCGGACCTGGCCTCCGACGGGCGGGACGAGGCCATCGTCCGTGCGATCACCGACCTGGCCCGCTCGATGGAGCTCGAGGTCGTCGCCGAGGGCGTGGAGACCCCCGCCCAGGAGGCCGCCCTGCTGGCGCTGGGCTGCGACGTCGGCCAGGGCTACGCGCTCGGCCGCGCCCAGCCGCCGGACGCGGCCGGCCGGCTGGTCGTCGCCCACTGGCGGCGCACGCCCCGGGCGGTCGCCGCCTCGGCCTGA
- a CDS encoding serine hydrolase yields the protein MTALQVDTDPAEVGFDPGRLARLDRRLARWVDDGQLPGFLVTVARHGHLVHVGSAGHRDVEAGLPVEPDTRWRIYSMTKPITSVAAMMLYEEGAFQLSDPVSHWLPEFADTRVYVAGSALRPVTAPQVEPIRVWHLLTHTSGLTYGFHHAHPVDAMYRAAGHEWGTPPGADSAEVCRQWAAVPLVFQPGSEWNYGVSTDVLGRLVEVVSGQPLDEFFEARVFRPLGMTDTSFGLREGDDVDSLARLYAAVPGEPGGAPTGIAPYDTMGAVAHAKPAFLSGGGGLVSTAGDYLRFVELLRRGGSYDGGRLLSPRTIALMTRNHLPGNADLETFGRPLFAETPLRGVGFGLGFSMVLDPVRYGVLSNAGDYSWGGAASTAFYVDPVEDVTVGFYTQLLPSSTLPIRNHLRTLVNQALVD from the coding sequence GTGACCGCACTCCAGGTGGACACCGACCCCGCCGAGGTCGGCTTCGACCCGGGCCGCCTGGCCCGGCTGGACCGGCGGCTGGCCCGCTGGGTGGACGACGGCCAGCTGCCCGGCTTCCTGGTCACCGTGGCCCGGCACGGGCACCTGGTGCACGTCGGCTCGGCGGGGCACCGGGACGTCGAGGCGGGCCTGCCGGTCGAGCCGGACACCCGCTGGCGGATCTACTCGATGACCAAGCCGATCACCTCGGTCGCGGCGATGATGCTGTACGAGGAAGGCGCCTTCCAGCTCTCCGACCCGGTCTCCCACTGGCTGCCGGAGTTCGCCGACACGCGCGTCTACGTGGCCGGCTCCGCGCTGCGGCCGGTCACGGCACCCCAGGTCGAGCCGATCCGGGTGTGGCACCTGCTCACCCACACCTCCGGGCTGACCTACGGCTTCCACCACGCCCACCCGGTCGACGCGATGTACCGGGCGGCCGGTCACGAGTGGGGCACGCCGCCCGGCGCGGACTCCGCGGAGGTCTGCCGGCAGTGGGCGGCGGTCCCGCTGGTGTTCCAGCCGGGGTCGGAGTGGAACTACGGCGTGTCCACCGACGTGCTGGGCCGGCTGGTCGAGGTCGTCTCCGGCCAGCCGCTCGACGAGTTCTTCGAGGCCCGCGTGTTCCGCCCGCTCGGCATGACCGACACCTCCTTCGGGCTGCGCGAGGGCGACGACGTCGACTCGCTGGCCCGGCTCTACGCCGCCGTCCCGGGGGAGCCGGGCGGGGCACCCACCGGGATCGCCCCGTACGACACGATGGGGGCGGTCGCGCACGCCAAGCCGGCGTTCCTGTCCGGCGGCGGCGGGCTGGTCTCCACGGCCGGGGACTACCTGCGCTTCGTCGAGCTGCTGCGCCGCGGCGGCTCCTACGACGGTGGCCGGCTGCTGAGCCCGCGCACCATCGCGCTGATGACCCGCAACCACCTGCCGGGCAACGCCGACCTGGAGACCTTCGGCCGGCCACTGTTCGCCGAGACGCCGCTGCGCGGGGTGGGCTTCGGGCTGGGGTTCTCGATGGTCCTCGACCCGGTCCGCTACGGCGTGCTGTCCAACGCCGGCGACTACAGCTGGGGCGGGGCGGCGTCCACCGCCTTCTACGTCGACCCGGTCGAGGACGTGACCGTCGGCTTCTACACCCAGCTGCTGCCCTCAAGCACGCTGCCGATCCGCAACCACCTGCGCACCCTGGTCAACCAGGCCCTCGTCGACTGA
- a CDS encoding aldo/keto reductase, with the protein MPQIPGTDLTVSDLCLGANVFGWTADEPTSAAVLDRYLDATPSTRAPFVDTAEMYGEGRSEQILGAWMAERGVRDRVVVATKASPGRKEHPLSAPEIRAAAERSLRNLRTDRIDLYYAHYDDTSTPLEETLRAFDELVQAGKVRHVAASNYSPERLTEALDTSERLGLARYVALQPHYNLVERAVYEDGLRDVVAGHELGVLPYFALAKGFLTGKYRAGEQVDSPRAEGASAYVGERGDRVLTALGAVAEEHGVPVAAVALRWLADRPTVVAPIASARSVEQLADLLPMQDLVLTDEQTQALDAASA; encoded by the coding sequence ATGCCGCAGATCCCCGGGACCGACCTGACCGTCAGTGACCTGTGCCTGGGCGCCAACGTGTTCGGCTGGACGGCGGACGAGCCGACGTCCGCCGCCGTGCTGGACCGCTACCTGGACGCGACGCCGAGCACCCGGGCGCCCTTCGTCGACACCGCGGAGATGTACGGCGAGGGCCGCTCCGAGCAGATCCTCGGCGCCTGGATGGCCGAGCGGGGGGTGCGCGACCGCGTGGTGGTGGCCACCAAGGCCTCGCCGGGGCGCAAGGAGCACCCGCTGTCCGCCCCGGAGATCCGGGCGGCCGCCGAGCGGTCGCTGCGCAACCTGCGGACCGACCGGATCGACCTGTACTACGCGCACTACGACGACACCTCCACGCCGCTGGAGGAGACGCTGCGCGCCTTCGACGAGCTGGTGCAGGCGGGCAAGGTCCGCCACGTCGCGGCGTCGAACTACTCCCCGGAGCGGCTCACCGAGGCGCTGGACACCTCCGAGCGGCTGGGGCTGGCCCGCTACGTGGCACTGCAGCCGCACTACAACCTCGTGGAGCGGGCGGTCTACGAGGACGGGCTGCGTGACGTCGTGGCCGGGCACGAGCTGGGCGTGCTGCCCTACTTCGCGCTGGCCAAGGGCTTCCTGACCGGCAAGTACCGGGCCGGGGAGCAGGTCGACTCGCCGCGGGCCGAGGGTGCCTCGGCCTACGTGGGGGAGCGCGGCGACCGGGTGCTGACCGCGCTGGGTGCGGTCGCCGAGGAGCACGGGGTGCCGGTGGCGGCGGTGGCGCTGCGCTGGCTGGCCGACCGGCCGACCGTCGTCGCGCCGATCGCCAGCGCCCGCTCGGTGGAGCAGCTGGCCGACCTGCTGCCGATGCAGGACCTCGTGCTCACCGACGAGCAGACGCAGGCCCTGGACGCCGCCTCCGCCTAG
- a CDS encoding DUF1059 domain-containing protein has translation MKSFACGDIIPGCGATFTAADEQGVLVQTRRHAVESHGATAPGTESDVRVRPHIRTV, from the coding sequence GTGAAGAGCTTTGCCTGCGGCGACATCATCCCGGGCTGCGGTGCCACGTTCACCGCCGCCGACGAGCAGGGCGTCCTCGTGCAGACCCGCCGGCACGCCGTCGAGTCGCACGGCGCGACCGCGCCGGGCACCGAGTCCGACGTCCGCGTCCGCCCGCACATCAGGACCGTCTAG
- a CDS encoding PaaI family thioesterase, translating to MAATGFHTADELNALLPGTLPGLLGLTVTAHEPGRLAAALDVRPELLAPNGYLHAATVIGLADTACGLATRALLPEGAAGFTTIELKSNFLGTAREGRLTTVATNAHAGRTTQVWDAVVTAADSGRTVALFRCTQSVLWPR from the coding sequence ATGGCCGCCACCGGGTTCCACACCGCCGACGAGCTCAACGCCCTGCTGCCGGGCACCCTCCCGGGGCTGCTCGGGCTCACCGTCACCGCGCACGAGCCCGGCCGGCTGGCCGCCGCGCTCGACGTCCGCCCCGAGCTGCTGGCACCCAACGGCTACCTGCACGCCGCCACCGTCATCGGGCTGGCCGACACCGCCTGCGGACTGGCCACGCGGGCGCTGCTGCCCGAGGGGGCGGCCGGCTTCACCACCATCGAGCTCAAGAGCAACTTCCTGGGTACCGCGCGGGAGGGCCGGCTGACCACCGTGGCCACCAACGCCCATGCCGGTCGGACGACCCAGGTGTGGGACGCCGTGGTGACCGCGGCGGACTCCGGGCGGACCGTCGCGCTGTTCCGCTGCACCCAGTCGGTGCTCTGGCCGCGCTGA
- a CDS encoding acetamidase/formamidase family protein has product MDVVPTLEPHAGAVHGWFDRDLPPALTVDPGTTVRFRTLDSGWFLEPDTGGDVAGRRRAAGYTPDAGHALTGPVEVRGARAGQVLAVRVDEVVPSSWGTTYAGLRSTAWSARLGIAAPAVHRWDIDVATGTARNHLGHTVALRPFLGVIGMPPAQPGRHSTVPPRWHGGNLDCRELVAGSTLYLPIPVDGALLSVGDAHAAQGDGEVSGTAIECGTERADLTLDVREDLFGRPLATPVASTPAGWVCLGLGEDLDEAAAEAMDAVLDLLGALHGVARSDALALASVVVDLRVTQVANQVFGVHAVLPPGAVR; this is encoded by the coding sequence ATGGACGTCGTCCCGACGCTGGAGCCGCACGCCGGCGCGGTGCACGGCTGGTTCGACCGCGACCTGCCCCCGGCGCTGACCGTCGACCCCGGGACCACGGTGCGCTTCCGGACCCTGGACTCCGGCTGGTTCCTCGAGCCGGACACCGGTGGTGACGTGGCGGGCCGCCGCCGCGCGGCCGGGTACACCCCGGACGCCGGCCACGCGCTGACCGGTCCGGTCGAGGTGCGCGGGGCCCGCGCCGGGCAGGTGCTGGCGGTGCGCGTGGACGAGGTCGTCCCGTCGTCGTGGGGCACCACCTATGCCGGGCTGCGCAGCACCGCCTGGAGCGCCCGGCTGGGCATCGCCGCGCCGGCCGTGCACCGCTGGGACATCGACGTCGCCACCGGCACCGCGCGCAACCACCTGGGTCACACGGTCGCGCTGCGGCCGTTCCTCGGCGTCATCGGGATGCCGCCGGCCCAGCCCGGCCGGCACTCCACCGTCCCGCCCCGGTGGCACGGCGGGAACCTCGACTGCCGCGAGCTGGTGGCCGGCAGCACGCTCTACCTGCCGATCCCCGTGGACGGCGCACTGCTCAGCGTCGGCGACGCGCACGCCGCCCAGGGGGACGGCGAGGTGAGCGGGACCGCCATCGAGTGCGGCACCGAGCGCGCCGACCTCACCCTCGACGTGCGCGAGGACCTGTTCGGCCGGCCGCTGGCCACGCCGGTCGCGTCGACCCCGGCCGGCTGGGTGTGCCTGGGCCTGGGCGAGGACCTGGACGAGGCCGCGGCCGAGGCGATGGACGCGGTGCTGGACCTGCTGGGCGCGCTGCACGGGGTGGCGCGGTCGGACGCACTGGCGCTGGCCAGCGTGGTCGTCGACCTGCGGGTGACGCAGGTGGCCAACCAGGTGTTCGGCGTGCACGCCGTCCTGCCGCCCGGTGCCGTCCGCTGA
- a CDS encoding HU family DNA-binding protein, which yields MNKAELVSAIAKRADVPASTVDSVLTGLQDELVDAITRGEKVAVSGLLTVERTQRSARTGRNPQTGESIDIPAANSVKVTAGSNLKKAASSVPV from the coding sequence GTGAACAAGGCCGAACTCGTCTCCGCCATCGCCAAGCGGGCCGACGTACCCGCATCCACCGTCGACTCGGTGCTCACCGGGCTCCAGGACGAGCTCGTCGACGCCATCACCCGCGGCGAGAAGGTCGCCGTCTCCGGCCTGCTGACCGTCGAGCGCACCCAGCGCTCCGCGCGCACCGGCCGCAACCCGCAGACCGGTGAGTCGATCGACATCCCCGCCGCCAACTCCGTCAAGGTGACCGCGGGCTCGAACCTGAAGAAGGCCGCGAGCAGCGTCCCGGTGTGA